In Halovivax gelatinilyticus, the following are encoded in one genomic region:
- a CDS encoding ribosome assembly factor SBDS, with protein sequence MISLDEAVTAQLESHGERFEVLVDPDAALAIKRGEFDGELTDVIAAEDVFENASRGDRPAESALEDVFETTDPLEIIPEVIERGEIQITAEQRREMQEQKRKQLINQIARNAVNPQMDNAPHPPERIESALEEAGFQVDPMEPVEGQVDDALEALRPIIPIRFEEVTLAVQIPAEYAGSTQAKVRQYGDLEREEWQADGSWIGVVTFPAGLQNDFFDLVNEHTSGEAETQIVKDKDDLKTR encoded by the coding sequence ATGATATCACTCGACGAGGCGGTCACCGCGCAACTCGAATCGCACGGCGAACGATTCGAGGTGCTGGTCGACCCCGACGCGGCGCTCGCGATCAAACGCGGCGAGTTCGACGGCGAGTTGACGGACGTAATCGCCGCGGAAGACGTCTTCGAGAACGCCTCGCGCGGCGATCGACCGGCCGAAAGCGCACTCGAGGACGTCTTCGAAACGACCGATCCGCTCGAGATCATCCCCGAAGTGATCGAGCGCGGAGAGATCCAGATCACCGCCGAGCAGCGTCGCGAGATGCAAGAACAGAAGCGAAAGCAACTCATCAATCAGATCGCTCGCAACGCCGTCAACCCGCAGATGGACAACGCGCCGCACCCGCCAGAGCGGATCGAGTCGGCCCTGGAGGAAGCGGGCTTTCAGGTCGATCCGATGGAACCGGTCGAAGGACAGGTCGACGACGCCCTGGAGGCGCTGCGTCCGATCATCCCGATCCGGTTCGAGGAGGTGACACTTGCCGTGCAGATTCCCGCGGAGTACGCCGGGAGCACCCAGGCGAAGGTTCGACAGTACGGCGATCTCGAGCGAGAAGAGTGGCAGGCCGACGGCTCGTGGATCGGCGTCGTCACGTTCCCGGCCGGGCTCCAGAACGATTTCTTCGATCTCGTGAACGAACACACGAGCGGAGAGGCCG
- the psmA gene encoding archaeal proteasome endopeptidase complex subunit alpha, with product MQGQAQQQAYDRGITIFSPDGRLYQVEYAREAVKRGTASIGIRTSDGVVLAVDKRIPSPLLEDSSVEKIHKADDHIGIASAGHVADARQLIDFARRQAQVNQLRYGEPIGVESLTKAVTDHIQQYTQVGGARPFGVALIVGGIEDGEPRLFETDPSGTPYEWKALAVGADRGELQDYLESNYDDEATLNDGVTLALDALASVNDGSLLPNEVGLATIDAETETYEVFDYDEIESRLEESELLETPEEETDDE from the coding sequence ATGCAGGGACAAGCCCAACAGCAGGCGTACGACCGCGGCATCACGATCTTCTCACCTGATGGCAGGCTGTATCAGGTCGAGTACGCCCGTGAAGCGGTCAAACGCGGAACGGCGAGCATCGGCATTCGAACCTCCGACGGCGTCGTCCTCGCGGTGGACAAGCGAATCCCCTCGCCGCTGCTCGAAGATTCGTCGGTCGAGAAGATCCACAAGGCCGACGATCACATCGGGATCGCGAGCGCGGGCCACGTCGCCGACGCCCGTCAGCTGATCGATTTCGCCCGTCGTCAGGCGCAGGTCAATCAGCTTCGATACGGCGAGCCGATCGGCGTCGAGAGCCTGACGAAGGCCGTTACCGACCACATTCAGCAGTACACGCAGGTCGGCGGCGCGCGCCCGTTCGGCGTCGCGTTGATCGTCGGCGGGATCGAAGACGGCGAACCGCGCCTCTTCGAAACCGACCCGTCGGGAACGCCCTACGAGTGGAAGGCCCTCGCCGTCGGCGCCGACCGCGGCGAACTTCAGGACTACCTCGAGAGCAACTACGACGACGAGGCGACGCTTAACGACGGCGTCACGCTCGCGCTCGATGCGCTCGCGAGCGTCAACGACGGATCGCTCCTGCCGAACGAGGTCGGACTGGCGACGATCGACGCCGAGACGGAAACCTACGAGGTGTTCGACTACGACGAGATCGAATCCCGTCTCGAGGAGTCCGAACTGCTCGAAACGCCCGAGGAAGAGACCGACGACGAGTAA
- a CDS encoding class I SAM-dependent methyltransferase — protein MKRSVEEHAERFDEQAAAYDDSKTPEYRACADTVIDHARSEGATILDIGTGTGAIALALAPDASRVVGRDVSEGMMERARDKAEERDLGNVSFGYGTFRAPEFDDDVDVVVSNFAMHHLDDAEKREAIDVIASLEPNRFVLGDVMFFGEPDPDEPFYDPSVDDPSTVGHLVWAMTEAGFVVTAVERIHEQVGVLVAERRYDVAVDEQSH, from the coding sequence ATGAAACGGAGCGTTGAGGAACACGCCGAGCGGTTCGACGAACAGGCGGCGGCGTACGACGACTCGAAGACGCCGGAATACCGCGCGTGTGCGGATACGGTGATCGATCACGCCCGGTCGGAGGGTGCGACGATTCTCGACATCGGGACCGGGACGGGCGCCATCGCGCTCGCGCTCGCACCGGACGCCTCGCGCGTCGTCGGTCGCGACGTTAGCGAGGGAATGATGGAGCGGGCGCGCGATAAGGCCGAAGAACGTGACCTCGGGAACGTCTCGTTCGGCTACGGTACGTTCAGGGCGCCCGAGTTCGACGACGACGTAGACGTCGTCGTCTCAAACTTCGCCATGCACCACCTCGACGACGCCGAAAAGCGAGAGGCGATCGACGTGATCGCTTCGCTCGAGCCGAACCGATTCGTCCTGGGCGACGTGATGTTCTTCGGCGAACCCGACCCGGACGAACCGTTCTACGATCCGTCAGTCGACGATCCGTCGACGGTCGGACACCTCGTCTGGGCGATGACCGAAGCCGGGTTCGTGGTGACGGCGGTCGAACGCATCCACGAACAGGTGGGCGTACTCGTTGCCGAGCGCCGATACGATGTCGCCGTGGACGAACAATCCCACTAG
- a CDS encoding RNase P subunit p30 family protein, producing the protein MYEAVSTDPSDEESLATVLETAATYGYEGIVVRSPSSDAVGRIEPLGEAHSLDVVDGIEIDADSPETASGSVGNVRPDHTVVTVVGGSPTMNRFAVETEKVDVLTRPMAGQGDVNHVMAKAAVENDVRIEFDLGPVVRSSGGRRVRALAALQKLHEIVSYYEAPYVVSVNPGSHLELRAPRELAALGDVIGLSASWIEDGLAEWGRLATKNRRIQSESFIEPGVERGRYETER; encoded by the coding sequence ATGTACGAGGCCGTCTCAACCGACCCGAGCGACGAGGAGTCACTCGCTACAGTGCTAGAGACGGCAGCGACGTACGGCTACGAGGGTATTGTCGTTCGTTCTCCTTCGTCGGACGCCGTCGGTCGAATCGAGCCGCTCGGTGAGGCGCACTCGCTCGATGTCGTCGACGGCATCGAGATCGACGCCGACTCGCCAGAGACGGCGAGCGGGTCCGTCGGAAACGTCCGGCCGGATCACACCGTCGTCACCGTCGTTGGCGGGTCGCCCACGATGAACCGATTCGCCGTCGAAACGGAGAAGGTCGACGTGCTCACCAGGCCGATGGCCGGCCAGGGTGACGTAAACCACGTGATGGCCAAGGCGGCGGTCGAAAACGACGTTCGCATCGAATTCGACCTCGGGCCCGTCGTGCGGTCGAGCGGCGGACGACGAGTCAGGGCGCTGGCCGCTCTCCAAAAATTACACGAGATCGTCTCTTACTACGAGGCCCCGTACGTGGTGAGCGTGAATCCGGGATCGCATCTCGAACTCAGGGCTCCTCGGGAACTCGCCGCACTCGGCGACGTGATCGGACTGTCCGCGTCGTGGATCGAGGACGGACTCGCCGAGTGGGGTCGGCTCGCGACGAAGAACCGACGCATCCAGTCCGAGTCTTTCATTGAACCGGGGGTCGAACGGGGTCGATATGAAACGGAGCGTTGA
- the tbsP gene encoding transcriptional regulator TbsP yields the protein MAPNSNLLNRQIDDIVKTVLEDTTGDIYMVNPSRDAIEDFVNVAIEYDDLPTVHMLADERTLKEVMDDFIVASNAADLIDAGSLELRTLEEAPENSLFITDESVVAIVHAADRVGGLVADDDEFVEATTETYANRWEDAASFSLRTPPITRVRDTLSDEISPEAEEDFTTILGSLETARGDGDGLDEVTISLLVAARNEALLYDISKWGEDVGIASKATFSRTKTKLEDMGLIDTEKVPIDVGRPRLRLKIGDDRLAEADNGQLATVAQSMLN from the coding sequence ATGGCACCGAACTCAAATTTACTGAACAGGCAAATTGACGATATCGTGAAAACCGTCCTAGAAGATACTACTGGTGACATTTACATGGTCAACCCCTCGCGCGACGCCATCGAGGATTTCGTGAACGTCGCGATCGAGTACGACGACCTGCCGACGGTTCACATGCTCGCCGACGAGCGAACCCTCAAAGAAGTCATGGACGACTTCATCGTCGCGAGCAACGCGGCTGATCTGATCGACGCCGGTTCGCTCGAACTGCGCACCCTCGAGGAAGCGCCGGAGAATTCGCTGTTCATCACGGACGAATCCGTCGTCGCGATCGTCCACGCGGCAGACCGCGTCGGCGGACTCGTCGCCGACGACGACGAGTTCGTCGAGGCGACCACCGAGACGTACGCGAACCGCTGGGAGGATGCGGCGTCGTTCAGTCTCCGCACCCCGCCGATCACGCGCGTCCGAGACACGCTGTCAGATGAGATCAGTCCGGAGGCCGAAGAGGACTTCACGACAATCCTGGGCTCGCTCGAGACGGCCCGCGGTGACGGAGACGGACTGGACGAGGTCACGATCTCGCTCCTCGTCGCCGCCCGGAACGAAGCGCTGCTCTACGACATCAGCAAGTGGGGCGAGGACGTCGGCATCGCGTCGAAAGCGACGTTCAGCCGAACGAAGACGAAACTCGAGGACATGGGTCTGATCGACACCGAGAAGGTCCCGATCGACGTCGGCCGTCCGCGCCTGCGACTCAAGATCGGCGACGATCGACTCGCCGAGGCGGACAACGGTCAGCTCGCGACCGTCGCCCAGAGTATGCTTAACTAG
- the glyA gene encoding serine hydroxymethyltransferase, whose translation MDHEVTRSVDEAVAEALEGEADRQRSTLQMIASENHVSEAVLDAQGSVLTNKYAEGYPGARYYGGCEYADEVERLAIERASELFGADHVNVQPHSGTQANQAVYFSMLEPGDKILSLDLNHGGHLSHGHPANFTGQLYEVEQYEVNPETGLLDYDGLADHAAEFEPDIIVSGYSAYPREVEWTTIQSVADEVGALHLADIAHITGLVAAGVHASPVGIADFVTGSTHKTIRAGRGGIVMCREEYADDIDAAVFPGGQGGPLMHNIAGKAVGFKEALQPEFEAYAERTVENANVLGETLAEHGFSLVSGGTDNHLVLVDLRESHPETSGGDAEDALEAADIVLNANTVPGETRSPFDPSGIRVGTPALTTRGFDADDTRRVGELIARVIDAPSDEAVRSDVRDEVAALCEANPLYE comes from the coding sequence ATGGACCACGAGGTTACCCGTTCTGTCGACGAGGCGGTCGCAGAAGCACTCGAAGGGGAAGCCGATCGACAGCGATCGACGCTGCAGATGATCGCGAGCGAGAACCACGTGAGCGAGGCAGTTCTCGACGCGCAAGGAAGCGTGCTGACGAACAAGTACGCGGAAGGGTATCCCGGCGCCCGGTACTACGGCGGCTGCGAGTACGCCGACGAGGTTGAACGGCTCGCGATCGAGCGAGCGAGCGAGCTCTTCGGTGCCGACCACGTAAACGTCCAGCCCCACTCCGGCACGCAGGCGAATCAGGCCGTCTACTTCTCGATGCTGGAACCGGGCGATAAGATCCTCTCGCTCGACTTGAACCACGGTGGCCACCTGAGTCACGGTCACCCGGCCAACTTCACGGGCCAGCTCTACGAGGTCGAACAGTACGAAGTTAACCCAGAAACCGGGCTGCTCGATTACGACGGGCTCGCCGACCACGCCGCCGAGTTCGAACCGGACATCATCGTCTCGGGATACTCGGCGTACCCCCGAGAGGTCGAGTGGACGACGATCCAGTCGGTGGCAGACGAGGTCGGCGCGCTCCACCTCGCCGACATCGCACACATCACCGGACTCGTCGCCGCCGGCGTCCACGCCTCTCCCGTCGGTATCGCGGACTTCGTCACCGGAAGTACGCACAAAACCATCCGCGCCGGTCGCGGTGGCATCGTCATGTGTCGGGAAGAGTACGCCGACGACATCGACGCGGCCGTCTTCCCCGGCGGGCAGGGCGGTCCGCTCATGCACAACATCGCCGGTAAGGCCGTCGGCTTCAAAGAGGCGCTCCAGCCCGAGTTCGAAGCGTACGCGGAACGAACCGTCGAGAACGCGAACGTCCTGGGTGAAACGCTCGCCGAGCACGGATTCTCGCTGGTCTCCGGCGGAACCGACAACCACCTCGTCCTCGTCGACCTGCGCGAGTCGCATCCGGAGACTTCCGGGGGCGACGCCGAAGACGCCCTCGAGGCCGCGGATATCGTCCTCAACGCGAATACGGTCCCCGGCGAGACGCGCAGTCCGTTCGATCCGAGCGGGATCAGAGTCGGAACGCCAGCGCTCACGACACGCGGGTTCGACGCGGACGATACGCGTCGCGTCGGCGAACTTATCGCGCGCGTTATCGACGCACCGTCGGACGAAGCGGTCCGATCCGACGTTCGAGACGAAGTGGCGGCGCTCTGTGAGGCCAATCCGCTCTACGAGTAA
- a CDS encoding bifunctional methylenetetrahydrofolate dehydrogenase/methenyltetrahydrofolate cyclohydrolase, whose product MTELIDGKALAREIRGQLRGAIETLADADSRPGLATVLMGDDPASQTYVNMKQRDCEEVGIDGRHVDVDGDAPAETLYETIEDLNADPDVHGYLVQDPVPDHVDYREVIRRIAPEKDVDGFHPENVGRLVAGDARFRPCTPHGVQKLLEAADVETEGADVTIVGRSRIVGKPLANLLLQKAPDGNATVTVCHSRTENLAEKTRRADVLIAAVGVPELIDASMVGDGTVVIDVGINRVDADTEKGYELVGDVDFDGVKERASAITPVPGGVGPMTRAMLLYNTVKAASEQSGVPVELP is encoded by the coding sequence ATGACAGAACTTATCGACGGGAAGGCACTGGCGCGCGAGATACGGGGACAGCTCCGCGGTGCCATCGAGACGCTCGCGGACGCGGACTCGAGACCGGGGCTCGCGACCGTCTTGATGGGCGACGATCCGGCGAGCCAGACGTACGTCAACATGAAACAACGTGACTGCGAGGAAGTCGGTATCGACGGACGCCACGTCGACGTCGACGGAGATGCACCCGCAGAAACGCTCTACGAAACGATCGAGGACCTAAATGCCGACCCCGACGTCCACGGGTATCTCGTGCAGGATCCGGTCCCCGACCACGTCGACTACCGGGAGGTGATCCGCCGGATCGCCCCGGAAAAGGACGTCGACGGATTCCACCCGGAGAACGTGGGCCGCCTGGTCGCCGGTGACGCGCGGTTTCGTCCCTGTACGCCACACGGCGTACAGAAACTGCTGGAAGCCGCCGACGTCGAGACGGAAGGCGCAGACGTCACGATCGTCGGCCGATCTCGCATCGTCGGGAAACCGCTGGCGAACCTCCTGCTCCAGAAGGCCCCCGACGGGAACGCGACCGTCACCGTCTGTCACTCACGAACCGAGAATCTCGCCGAAAAGACGCGCCGAGCGGACGTCTTGATCGCCGCCGTCGGCGTCCCCGAACTGATCGACGCCTCGATGGTCGGAGACGGGACGGTCGTCATCGACGTCGGCATCAACCGGGTCGACGCCGACACGGAGAAGGGCTACGAACTCGTCGGTGACGTCGATTTCGACGGTGTCAAAGAGCGTGCGAGCGCGATAACGCCGGTTCCCGGTGGCGTCGGTCCGATGACGCGCGCAATGTTGCTCTACAACACGGTGAAAGCCGCGAGCGAACAATCGGGTGTGCCAGTCGAGTTACCGTAA
- a CDS encoding VOC family protein, whose protein sequence is MSDESIPVSSAVPNSPMRTTGTDHVTIWGSNAEDTIEFYRDFLGMPLVLRQPNLDDPSQTHLFFDTGDGRILTFFVGDRPSNPSPQRGGVGSVHHLAFRFEPERFQAVMDALDEAGRSYNVFDRGIFQSLYTHDQDGLVIELATDKYEIPDERRAEVLATTQRIREEDGAEYAKERHLEAALAELDIEVTAHELPDAVSGVGGVE, encoded by the coding sequence ATGAGCGACGAATCTATCCCGGTCAGTAGCGCAGTCCCCAACAGTCCGATGCGAACCACGGGAACGGATCACGTCACGATCTGGGGGTCGAACGCCGAGGACACGATCGAATTCTATCGAGACTTCCTCGGAATGCCACTCGTCCTTCGGCAACCGAATCTCGACGACCCATCCCAGACGCACTTGTTCTTCGATACCGGAGACGGACGGATCCTCACGTTTTTCGTCGGCGATCGACCGTCGAATCCTAGTCCGCAGCGCGGCGGCGTCGGATCCGTCCACCACCTCGCGTTCCGATTCGAACCGGAACGCTTCCAGGCGGTGATGGACGCCCTCGACGAGGCCGGCCGTAGTTACAACGTCTTCGACCGGGGGATATTCCAGTCGCTGTACACCCACGACCAGGACGGACTCGTCATAGAGTTGGCGACGGACAAGTACGAAATTCCCGACGAGCGGCGGGCGGAGGTGCTGGCGACCACCCAACGGATCCGCGAAGAAGACGGCGCGGAGTACGCGAAAGAGCGCCACCTCGAAGCCGCGCTAGCGGAACTCGACATCGAGGTGACCGCTCACGAATTGCCCGACGCGGTCAGTGGCGTTGGCGGCGTCGAGTGA
- a CDS encoding DUF7117 family protein produces MNVRGDRRCRECGTRWSYAETGQIACPACGSLRSVGRGDRRVHTDSPTPLDLSAVRREIDDHPIRELSQRAAKSCRRYVGRRGFVSDGSLLELDDTYVGALELRYAATYATAKPSLTNGQRLYLLSLVRSVDEGERPPVADVARSIRNARGLAVSRAVRDYRRDVRSWNESIDQDVYELFESIDAHAVRVDHLDGDVEPLEAEHLLSACRSLADVLRGETTSLSAVSRELDRLE; encoded by the coding sequence ATGAACGTCCGTGGGGACCGTCGCTGTCGGGAGTGTGGAACCCGATGGTCGTACGCGGAAACCGGTCAAATCGCCTGTCCGGCGTGTGGCAGCCTCCGGAGCGTCGGCCGTGGAGACCGCCGAGTCCACACCGATTCCCCGACGCCGCTCGACCTCTCGGCGGTTCGGCGCGAAATCGACGACCACCCGATACGGGAACTGAGCCAGCGAGCTGCGAAATCCTGTCGGCGCTACGTGGGCCGTCGCGGGTTCGTCTCCGACGGATCGCTCCTCGAATTGGACGATACGTACGTCGGTGCCCTCGAACTCAGGTACGCGGCCACGTACGCGACGGCGAAGCCGTCGCTCACCAATGGGCAACGCCTCTACCTGCTGTCGTTGGTGCGCTCGGTCGACGAGGGTGAACGCCCTCCGGTGGCCGACGTAGCCCGATCGATACGAAACGCTCGTGGCCTGGCCGTTTCGCGCGCCGTCCGCGACTACCGGCGCGACGTGCGGTCCTGGAATGAATCGATCGATCAGGACGTCTACGAGCTGTTCGAATCGATCGACGCACACGCCGTTCGCGTCGACCACCTCGACGGCGACGTCGAACCGCTCGAAGCCGAACACCTGCTCTCTGCCTGTCGCTCGCTCGCCGACGTCTTGCGTGGCGAAACGACGTCGCTTTCCGCAGTCAGTCGCGAACTCGACCGTCTCGAATGA
- a CDS encoding lysylphosphatidylglycerol synthase transmembrane domain-containing protein: MKRRIVLGFLIATILLTTLIVLVGHEEVAADLAGADPLLLGISVCSGVLALTFRGMVWGQFLRTIDETMSGVHVAGVFLSAMFIKYVTPYGQVATEPFVAYLVARDADMAYEDGLAGILSADVFNYIPYYTFGFIAIGWIVFSGTLGADILNYIFAFVGLFVTLSVLAYVVVRQPVIVYRLVLGVAGLVRGPVDRLTTEFGEKLSPAAVRDRLDNFYQSIDLLATDRRIVAYGALYAHLGMLFLMLPVYFGGLALGHELALPVVVIAVAFGKLGSFVPAPGGLGGVEGFVTASLMLLGSLEPAAALSVALIYRVSTYWLTIVVGGVGTFAFVVRR; encoded by the coding sequence GTGAAGCGACGGATCGTCCTGGGGTTCCTGATCGCCACCATCCTCCTTACCACCCTGATCGTACTAGTTGGCCACGAGGAGGTCGCCGCGGATCTCGCCGGCGCGGATCCGCTGTTGCTCGGTATCAGCGTCTGCTCTGGCGTACTGGCACTGACGTTCAGGGGAATGGTTTGGGGGCAGTTTCTTCGGACGATCGACGAGACGATGTCTGGCGTTCACGTCGCCGGGGTCTTCCTCTCTGCGATGTTCATCAAGTACGTCACGCCCTACGGGCAGGTTGCGACCGAACCGTTCGTCGCCTATCTGGTCGCTCGCGACGCGGATATGGCGTACGAAGACGGACTGGCTGGCATCCTCTCGGCGGACGTCTTCAACTACATCCCGTACTACACCTTCGGGTTCATCGCCATCGGATGGATCGTGTTCTCGGGCACGCTCGGGGCTGACATACTGAACTACATTTTTGCGTTCGTCGGCCTCTTCGTCACGCTGTCCGTTCTGGCGTACGTGGTCGTCAGACAGCCGGTGATCGTCTATCGGTTGGTGCTCGGCGTCGCCGGACTCGTCCGGGGCCCGGTCGATCGCCTCACCACGGAATTCGGAGAGAAACTCTCGCCGGCGGCGGTACGTGACCGCCTCGATAACTTCTACCAGTCGATCGACCTTCTGGCGACGGACCGACGGATCGTCGCCTACGGCGCGCTGTATGCCCACCTCGGAATGTTGTTTCTCATGTTACCCGTCTACTTCGGCGGCCTCGCGCTCGGCCACGAACTGGCGCTCCCGGTGGTCGTCATCGCCGTCGCGTTCGGTAAGCTCGGCTCGTTCGTACCCGCTCCCGGCGGACTCGGCGGGGTCGAGGGCTTCGTCACCGCATCGTTGATGCTCCTCGGATCGCTCGAACCGGCCGCCGCCCTTTCGGTCGCGCTGATCTACCGCGTGAGCACCTACTGGTTGACGATCGTCGTCGGCGGCGTGGGGACGTTCGCCTTCGTCGTTCGCCGGTAG
- a CDS encoding DUF7528 family protein — protein MLVDDSLDGETVKLHVGETTLTLTRVDAHQIRAALRRELPDRREFVRTAGTHRPDGRYVVERRRATSGGHRKVFDSFDDLVGLFRSLPDSMRVDDIVTKGLSGSRRHVVLWHFVEHPAFECSLRSKQPLTVEKRVDRKADTARSVDDS, from the coding sequence TTGCTCGTCGATGACTCGCTCGATGGGGAGACGGTGAAATTACACGTTGGAGAAACGACGCTAACGCTCACTCGCGTCGACGCACACCAGATACGCGCGGCGCTTCGTCGAGAATTGCCCGACAGACGGGAGTTCGTCCGCACCGCCGGCACCCATCGCCCCGACGGTCGATACGTCGTCGAACGACGGCGGGCGACGAGCGGCGGCCACCGAAAGGTGTTCGACTCGTTCGACGACCTCGTCGGACTGTTTCGGTCGCTTCCCGACTCGATGCGGGTCGACGACATCGTGACGAAGGGACTCTCGGGTTCACGCAGGCACGTCGTGCTCTGGCACTTCGTCGAGCACCCGGCGTTCGAGTGTTCGCTCCGATCGAAGCAGCCGCTTACGGTCGAAAAGCGCGTGGACCGAAAAGCGGATACGGCACGGTCGGTCGACGACTCCTAA
- a CDS encoding PadR family transcriptional regulator yields the protein MHDLTGFQRDLLYVIAGNDDPHGLAIKEELEAYYETEIHHGRLYPNLDTLVDKGLIEKGQQDRRTNFYTLTRRGLRELEARREWEHKYVDL from the coding sequence ATGCACGACTTAACCGGGTTTCAACGCGACCTGCTCTACGTCATCGCGGGCAACGACGACCCGCACGGCCTCGCCATCAAAGAAGAACTGGAGGCGTACTACGAGACCGAGATCCACCACGGCCGATTGTACCCCAACCTCGATACGCTCGTCGATAAGGGTCTCATCGAGAAGGGCCAACAGGACAGGCGTACGAACTTTTACACGCTCACTCGACGCGGACTGCGTGAACTCGAAGCCCGCAGAGAGTGGGAACACAAGTACGTCGATCTGTAA
- a CDS encoding aminotransferase class III-fold pyridoxal phosphate-dependent enzyme: MDRNSVEPEISTIPGKRAQKWAEYHHQTAAPSTYVYEFVWDTTADATGPFCTDVDGNVLLDFTGHVAAAPLGYNNPAIREKFESFDLPDPTKIAGQDFYVSSDWPPESSDRPGPSELMERLTSLTDQYDMDAVFLSNSGAEAVENAIKICYARGGHRGVTTDGAFHGRTLGALSLNRSKAVHRKGYPEIPGIVSVPYPSTDADYEKRWATDGPGGNVLADKLDPERGVIDPDEVAYVILEPIQGEGGYRPAHPEFARDIDALRERYGIAVIADEIQTGLGRTGEFWGVDHLDLTPDVITCAKGLRVGATISRSDVFPEETGRISSTWGAGDLLSSLQGAVTIDVIREENLLENARVRGRQLRETIVDADLPGVVDVRGPGLMIGVEFDAKDRREAVVEAAMKRGLLTLGCGYKTLRLLPPLDVTEREIELGATLFAEAVEAVGSDQTVTATGSE; encoded by the coding sequence ATGGATCGAAATTCGGTCGAACCCGAAATCAGCACCATCCCCGGAAAACGGGCCCAGAAATGGGCCGAGTACCACCACCAGACCGCCGCTCCGAGCACGTACGTCTACGAGTTCGTCTGGGATACGACCGCGGACGCGACGGGGCCGTTCTGTACGGACGTCGACGGCAACGTCTTACTCGATTTCACCGGTCACGTCGCGGCCGCTCCGCTCGGATACAACAATCCGGCGATTCGGGAGAAGTTCGAGTCGTTCGATCTTCCGGACCCGACCAAGATCGCGGGCCAGGACTTCTACGTGAGCAGCGATTGGCCGCCCGAATCGAGCGACCGCCCAGGGCCGTCGGAACTGATGGAGCGGCTCACGTCCCTCACCGACCAGTACGACATGGATGCGGTATTTCTCTCTAATTCGGGAGCGGAAGCAGTCGAGAACGCGATCAAGATCTGCTACGCGCGCGGGGGCCACCGCGGCGTCACGACCGACGGCGCGTTCCACGGCCGAACGCTCGGCGCGCTCTCGCTCAACCGGTCGAAGGCCGTTCACCGAAAGGGCTACCCGGAAATTCCCGGGATAGTATCCGTCCCGTACCCGTCCACCGACGCTGATTACGAGAAACGCTGGGCTACCGACGGCCCGGGTGGCAACGTCCTCGCCGACAAACTCGACCCGGAGCGCGGCGTCATCGACCCGGACGAAGTCGCCTACGTCATCCTCGAACCGATCCAGGGCGAAGGCGGCTACAGACCGGCCCACCCCGAGTTCGCCCGAGACATCGACGCCCTCCGCGAACGGTACGGAATCGCCGTCATCGCCGACGAGATCCAGACCGGCCTCGGCCGAACCGGCGAGTTCTGGGGGGTCGACCACCTGGATCTCACGCCCGACGTCATCACCTGCGCGAAGGGACTACGCGTCGGCGCGACAATTTCCCGCTCGGACGTCTTCCCCGAAGAAACCGGCCGGATATCCTCGACGTGGGGTGCCGGTGATCTGCTATCCAGCCTGCAGGGTGCCGTGACGATCGACGTCATTCGCGAGGAGAACCTGCTCGAAAACGCCCGCGTCCGCGGTCGGCAGCTCAGAGAGACCATCGTCGACGCCGACCTTCCAGGGGTCGTAGACGTGCGCGGTCCCGGTCTCATGATCGGCGTCGAGTTCGACGCCAAAGACCGGCGCGAAGCCGTCGTCGAGGCCGCGATGAAGCGCGGTCTTCTGACGCTCGGTTGCGGGTACAAGACGCTCCGACTGCTCCCGCCGCTCGACGTGACCGAGCGCGAGATCGAACTCGGCGCAACTCTGTTCGCCGAGGCCGTCGAAGCGGTGGGATCGGATCAAACCGTCACCGCAACCGGCAGCGAGTGA